In a genomic window of Corynebacterium choanae:
- the cas3 gene encoding CRISPR-associated helicase Cas3', whose protein sequence is MVDVQSFWAKFAPATGQYLSLFQHGIDTANLMPHVASVFVSTSTMRQLEQAVAPASLPKLLTTLGFAHDLGKISHFQAKVPELAARLDSSYRLGHVSQADHRDAPHAAVSALSFTDWLKARATVKLGRQARRGWEQILGGHHGVFPNPDQLLATRRVLGVQAPQWAQARFAYLDEMAAHFDITQTDIDSFAQLTWSPDKQAVLTGLLIATDWIASDEQLFPYDNLPEQDRLERALSRIDIGHPWQPERSAGLTTFADQFDLPATAEMNAMQTAVVQMASDCEAPSLIIVESETGSGKTEAALLAARELAANHGANGIFFAQPTRVNADAMFQRVRDWLERSNASSSSVVSMLLAHGKSAFNEQYVSLFRNRYFQAQPRSIFDEPGTGLQSGGITIEAPKWVRGRKTALLGSVVVGTIDQLLFAALSSKHLVLRHLGLAGKVVIIDEVHAADTWMNTYLTRMLWWLGAYGVNVIALSATLPVAQRDALCGAYLAGAKGLLQQPTVATPVHGYPRVTSVSRDCDVPKTTVIPLAGASKTVSVKFFVGDQDDIAEHVIELSRIGGCIGVICDTVGRAQQLYSRITTDSRVLADGTPVLLLHSRFLADQRASIETTIVQKLGRDATQRPKRLLVIATQILEQGLDLDFDVLVSDLAPTDLLLQRIGRLHRHPSNHAVRPEAFRTPTIFITGLLTPTSVAQPGDIARGIVQVYRRLPLLHTLATLHEQLSASGEVVQIPEDVEQLMYRTYTAPIIPEGWSSAVERASAAEQRFETRQAMESARFCIDPPTQPLSTSFNRLNIPADEAAAGAQVRDADAAVEVIVVRRQAGRIYALDHVTELADIPLDEVAGLTEEHARRLASCTVRLPGWIVSDELLYQLESDGLESWQQSAWLAGQLPLILDEDFSSVHGAIMFRYDYALGLLVERINHDE, encoded by the coding sequence GTGGTTGATGTGCAGTCGTTCTGGGCAAAGTTTGCCCCAGCCACAGGGCAGTATCTGTCCCTGTTTCAACACGGGATCGACACCGCAAATCTCATGCCTCATGTGGCCAGCGTATTTGTGTCGACATCGACGATGCGTCAACTCGAGCAAGCCGTGGCACCTGCCTCGTTGCCGAAGCTGCTGACCACCCTGGGGTTTGCTCATGATTTAGGCAAAATTAGTCACTTCCAAGCGAAGGTTCCAGAGCTTGCGGCCCGGCTCGACTCGTCGTATCGGCTCGGTCATGTCAGTCAAGCTGATCATCGTGATGCGCCGCATGCAGCAGTGAGCGCACTCAGTTTTACCGACTGGCTCAAGGCTCGGGCGACGGTGAAGCTTGGTCGACAAGCGCGCCGCGGTTGGGAGCAGATTCTCGGCGGACATCACGGTGTCTTCCCGAATCCAGATCAGTTGTTAGCCACACGTCGAGTACTCGGTGTCCAGGCGCCGCAATGGGCGCAAGCACGGTTTGCTTACTTAGACGAGATGGCTGCCCATTTTGACATCACGCAAACTGATATCGATTCTTTCGCTCAGTTGACTTGGTCGCCTGACAAACAGGCTGTGCTGACGGGCTTGTTGATTGCTACCGACTGGATTGCTTCCGACGAGCAGTTGTTCCCGTATGACAATCTGCCTGAACAGGATCGTTTGGAGCGGGCGCTTTCGCGAATCGATATTGGACATCCGTGGCAACCGGAACGCTCAGCTGGATTAACCACGTTTGCAGACCAGTTCGACCTGCCCGCCACGGCAGAGATGAACGCGATGCAAACAGCCGTTGTGCAGATGGCATCTGATTGCGAAGCGCCGTCGTTGATCATTGTCGAGAGCGAGACTGGGAGCGGGAAAACAGAAGCTGCGTTGCTTGCCGCCCGGGAACTCGCGGCTAACCATGGCGCTAATGGCATCTTCTTTGCGCAACCTACCAGGGTGAATGCTGACGCAATGTTCCAGCGGGTGCGCGATTGGCTCGAGCGCAGTAATGCTTCATCAAGTTCAGTTGTGTCGATGCTGCTTGCGCACGGAAAGTCGGCGTTTAACGAGCAGTATGTCTCGCTCTTTCGGAACCGGTATTTCCAGGCGCAACCCCGGAGTATCTTTGATGAGCCAGGTACAGGCCTGCAGTCGGGTGGCATAACTATTGAAGCGCCCAAATGGGTGCGAGGACGCAAAACCGCGCTTTTGGGATCGGTGGTCGTAGGAACTATCGATCAGCTACTCTTTGCGGCTTTGAGTTCTAAACATCTCGTCCTGCGGCATCTTGGACTGGCAGGAAAAGTCGTGATCATCGATGAGGTGCATGCCGCCGATACCTGGATGAATACATATCTCACCAGAATGCTGTGGTGGCTGGGTGCGTATGGGGTCAATGTCATCGCCCTGTCGGCAACATTGCCGGTGGCGCAGCGCGACGCATTGTGCGGGGCTTATCTTGCTGGAGCTAAAGGGCTGCTTCAACAACCCACGGTGGCGACCCCGGTTCACGGCTATCCGCGGGTGACCAGTGTTTCCCGTGACTGTGATGTACCGAAAACTACAGTTATTCCACTGGCGGGCGCATCGAAAACCGTTTCCGTCAAATTCTTCGTTGGTGACCAGGATGATATTGCTGAGCATGTCATTGAACTGTCGCGCATCGGTGGCTGTATCGGCGTCATTTGCGACACGGTTGGTCGGGCGCAGCAGTTATATAGCCGCATCACGACAGATTCACGGGTGCTTGCTGATGGCACTCCAGTGCTCTTGCTGCATTCCCGATTTCTTGCTGATCAACGAGCATCAATCGAGACAACGATTGTTCAGAAGCTCGGCAGGGACGCGACTCAGCGGCCGAAGCGGTTGCTTGTGATCGCCACGCAAATCCTGGAGCAGGGTCTGGATTTAGACTTTGATGTGTTGGTCAGTGATCTTGCACCAACAGACCTTCTGCTGCAACGCATTGGTCGGCTGCATCGGCATCCCAGTAATCACGCCGTACGACCGGAAGCCTTCCGCACCCCCACGATCTTCATTACTGGTTTGCTGACGCCTACTTCTGTTGCGCAGCCCGGTGACATTGCACGGGGGATCGTCCAGGTATATCGCCGTTTGCCGCTTCTTCATACGCTAGCTACCTTGCACGAGCAGCTGAGCGCTAGCGGGGAAGTAGTGCAAATTCCAGAAGATGTTGAGCAGCTGATGTATCGAACCTATACAGCGCCGATCATTCCTGAAGGTTGGTCGAGCGCAGTCGAAAGAGCTTCCGCTGCGGAGCAGCGATTCGAGACTCGTCAAGCGATGGAATCGGCGAGATTCTGTATCGATCCACCCACTCAACCGCTTTCGACGTCGTTTAATCGACTCAATATCCCCGCGGATGAAGCAGCTGCAGGTGCACAAGTTCGCGACGCCGATGCCGCAGTCGAAGTGATCGTCGTGCGTCGACAGGCTGGCCGTATCTACGCCTTGGATCACGTCACTGAACTTGCAGATATTCCTCTCGATGAGGTGGCTGGCCTTACCGAGGAACACGCACGACGACTCGCTAGCTGCACTGTACGGCTGCCCGGCTGGATCGTCAGCGATGAGCTGCTTTACCAGCTCGAGTCTGATGGT
- the pks13 gene encoding polyketide synthase Pks13 (Pks13 is a key enzyme in mycolic acid biosynthesis.): protein MDSAHQQPADMSTSELRAWLSSWVAQATGLDEAAIDGDQPMQNLGLTSRDAVVLSGELEHLLGRQLDATVAYEHPSINALADFLTTAPSAGGVSKRMAAQSTVTRDSRPEQRDIAIVGMAARFPQAESLEQMWDTLVGGVSAVGDLPAGRWSEYANDAVMAEKLKETNVTGGYLSDIASFDAAFFGLSPLEAANMDPQQRIALELAWEALAHARLDAAALKGSNVGVYVGSTNNDYGMLISADPAEAHPYALTGTASSIIANRLSYFFDFTGPSVAVDTACSSSLVAIHHAVRALRDGDCDTALAGGVNILASPFVTTAFGELGVISPSGAIHAFSDDADGFVRGDGAGLLVLKRVADALADGDEIFAVIKGSAVNSDGRSNGITAPKPEAQVDVLARAYADAGVDPQQVDYVEAHGTGTLLGDPIEARALAEVLGSGRDAASPLLLGSAKTNFGHTEAAAGSAGLIKVVLAMQHGVLPPSLHYTAPNRHIDFDAGHLEVVEDPREWPQYSGKPVAGVSGFGFGGTNAHAVVSAFDPADYTDQPHTVQGQLAGGERVYVPISAHLPSRRADQATQLADQIAALVEAGKPVDVSAIARSLARANHGRSTAVVAATTPAELVTRLRALAEGKRVPEVITHDAPSARGVVFAYTGFGSQHRKMAKDLMAISPLFAARIEELNALIEFESGWSLTALIDDDGQTYNTETAQVAITAIQIALTDLLANLGAKPAAVTAMSMGEIAAAYACGGLSAEDAMRVACHRARLMGEGEASLSDDEQGAMAVVELSADQLAELVEQHPQCAGVEPAVYAGPGMTTVGGPRPAVVALGEILEEQGSFFRLLDVKGAGHTSMVEPLLGELAAESAGITPQPITVPLYSSVDEHRCYQPGETVHTVDYFLRCTRGQVYFTQACEDVFGDGFDCVVEISPNPVGLMGLAGTAFAVGKFDAQLLPSLKRKVDPRDSLTDVVTRMWAMGQPVQLRQLLGDGPLQDLPVDPFNRNRFWTAARPSSTATPPLPGSRVRLPDGSLAFSTLADFVPSTAAILEAAAEAYGRGGQVTAVEEHATLPATGEITTVVKKTIGGITIAMYHVDGDNVTFIAEAFAATGVAPATPQQPVLDPGLVTTNPVATDDAAAAQATGLPPVETRLWDPASGETVEQRLMAIVSESMGYEVEDLPAELPLIDLGLDSLMGMRIKNRVENDFQIPPLQVQALRDASVQDVIAMVEELVAQSRNSNTTAGSDTQTDSVEHTAHTTTTPQPTVQGTSETTGKQDSVPTGDTDKPREQAGVGVAPRDASERMVFGTIASILGKAPAGVTSPLGDLTDEQATTIAERLQERSGATITAADVRDAESIEPLANIVRESFETEVEGNIRVLRERPAGSTKPAVFLFHPAGGSSVVYQPLTRRLPDDVPVYGVERLEGTIDERAKAYLEEIETYAQGHPVVLGGWSLGGALAFEVAHQLVDSNVDVAYIALLDTVRPKNPAPNTMEETKARWQRYAAFAKKTYGLEFPVPYELLETAGEDALLDMLETFLATTDASEHGLSAGVLEHQRASFVDNRLLAKLDLNRWQDVTAPVILYRAERMHDGAVELEPAYADIAEDGGWKALRPELEIVHLKGDHLAVVDEPAIGIVGVSLTEKIATIDT, encoded by the coding sequence ATGGATTCCGCTCATCAGCAGCCTGCTGATATGTCGACCAGTGAGCTTCGCGCGTGGCTTTCGTCGTGGGTGGCGCAGGCTACCGGACTTGACGAGGCGGCGATCGACGGCGATCAGCCGATGCAAAATTTGGGGTTGACGAGCCGTGACGCAGTGGTGCTCTCGGGGGAATTAGAGCATCTGCTGGGACGCCAATTAGATGCGACTGTCGCCTATGAGCATCCGTCGATTAACGCATTGGCAGACTTTTTAACTACTGCACCCTCTGCCGGCGGGGTATCGAAGCGGATGGCTGCCCAGTCAACGGTGACCCGGGACAGCCGCCCGGAGCAGCGCGATATCGCGATTGTTGGCATGGCTGCCCGATTCCCGCAGGCAGAGTCACTGGAGCAGATGTGGGACACACTAGTCGGCGGTGTTTCCGCGGTGGGGGATTTGCCGGCTGGCCGCTGGTCGGAATATGCCAACGATGCGGTGATGGCGGAAAAGTTAAAAGAAACCAACGTCACCGGCGGATATTTGTCGGATATTGCCTCGTTTGATGCGGCATTTTTTGGTCTTTCCCCGCTGGAAGCAGCCAACATGGATCCGCAGCAGCGTATCGCTTTGGAGCTTGCCTGGGAGGCCCTTGCTCATGCCCGGCTGGATGCAGCGGCGTTGAAGGGCAGCAATGTGGGGGTGTATGTCGGGTCGACGAATAACGACTATGGCATGTTGATTTCCGCGGATCCTGCCGAGGCGCATCCCTATGCGCTGACTGGTACCGCATCGTCGATTATCGCAAACCGGCTGTCGTATTTCTTTGATTTCACCGGCCCTTCGGTGGCAGTTGATACCGCCTGTTCGTCGTCGCTGGTGGCGATCCATCATGCGGTGCGGGCGTTGCGTGACGGGGACTGTGACACCGCCCTTGCCGGTGGGGTGAATATTCTTGCTTCCCCGTTTGTGACCACCGCGTTTGGCGAACTCGGGGTGATTAGCCCATCGGGGGCGATCCATGCGTTCTCTGATGATGCTGACGGGTTTGTGCGCGGGGATGGTGCCGGCCTGCTGGTGTTGAAACGGGTTGCTGACGCGCTAGCTGACGGTGATGAAATCTTCGCTGTGATTAAAGGCAGTGCGGTGAACTCTGATGGCCGTTCGAACGGTATCACCGCCCCGAAACCGGAGGCACAAGTCGATGTGCTTGCACGGGCATATGCTGACGCCGGTGTCGATCCGCAGCAGGTTGACTATGTGGAGGCGCACGGTACTGGCACACTCCTTGGCGACCCGATCGAGGCACGCGCCCTCGCTGAGGTGTTGGGGTCAGGCCGTGATGCGGCCAGCCCACTGTTGCTGGGCAGTGCGAAAACGAACTTTGGCCACACAGAAGCAGCCGCCGGATCGGCGGGGCTGATCAAAGTCGTCCTTGCGATGCAACACGGGGTGTTGCCGCCGTCGCTGCACTACACCGCCCCGAACCGGCATATTGATTTCGATGCCGGCCATTTAGAGGTGGTGGAGGATCCCCGCGAATGGCCGCAATATTCCGGGAAACCAGTTGCCGGTGTGTCCGGGTTTGGTTTCGGCGGCACCAACGCCCACGCGGTGGTCAGCGCCTTTGATCCGGCCGACTACACTGACCAGCCTCACACTGTGCAGGGGCAGCTCGCCGGCGGGGAGCGGGTGTATGTGCCGATCAGTGCCCATTTGCCGTCGCGCCGGGCTGATCAAGCAACGCAGCTGGCCGACCAGATTGCGGCGCTTGTCGAGGCGGGTAAGCCGGTTGATGTGTCTGCGATTGCGCGTTCATTGGCGCGCGCTAATCATGGCCGTTCCACGGCTGTGGTGGCAGCCACCACCCCAGCAGAGCTCGTCACCCGGCTGCGGGCACTCGCTGAGGGGAAGCGGGTCCCGGAGGTGATTACGCACGATGCACCGTCGGCGCGGGGAGTGGTGTTTGCTTACACCGGGTTTGGTTCGCAGCATCGTAAAATGGCGAAAGATCTCATGGCGATCTCTCCGCTGTTTGCGGCACGGATCGAAGAGCTCAACGCACTCATCGAGTTTGAATCCGGCTGGTCGCTGACTGCACTCATCGACGACGATGGGCAAACCTACAATACAGAGACTGCCCAGGTTGCGATTACCGCAATCCAAATCGCGTTGACTGACCTGCTGGCAAACCTTGGCGCGAAACCGGCTGCGGTGACTGCCATGTCGATGGGTGAGATTGCCGCCGCCTATGCCTGTGGGGGGTTGAGTGCGGAAGATGCGATGCGGGTTGCCTGCCACCGTGCCCGGCTCATGGGTGAGGGGGAAGCTTCGCTCAGCGACGATGAACAAGGTGCTATGGCTGTGGTGGAATTATCTGCCGACCAGCTTGCTGAACTTGTCGAACAGCATCCGCAATGTGCCGGGGTGGAACCGGCAGTGTATGCAGGTCCTGGCATGACCACTGTGGGCGGTCCTCGCCCGGCTGTGGTTGCTCTCGGGGAGATCCTTGAGGAACAGGGATCCTTCTTCCGGTTGCTTGATGTCAAGGGTGCCGGTCACACTTCGATGGTGGAGCCGTTGCTCGGGGAATTGGCTGCGGAAAGCGCCGGTATCACCCCGCAGCCGATCACTGTCCCGCTGTATTCCTCTGTGGATGAGCATCGCTGCTATCAGCCCGGAGAGACGGTGCACACGGTTGACTATTTCTTGCGCTGCACCCGCGGCCAGGTGTATTTCACCCAAGCCTGTGAGGATGTTTTTGGTGACGGTTTTGACTGTGTTGTCGAAATCTCCCCGAATCCGGTGGGGTTGATGGGTCTTGCCGGTACCGCGTTTGCTGTCGGTAAATTCGATGCCCAATTGTTGCCGTCGTTGAAGCGGAAAGTGGATCCGCGCGACAGCCTCACCGATGTGGTGACCCGCATGTGGGCGATGGGTCAGCCGGTGCAGCTGCGGCAGCTGCTCGGGGACGGTCCGCTGCAAGATTTACCGGTTGATCCGTTTAACCGGAACCGGTTCTGGACTGCTGCCCGGCCATCGTCGACTGCCACCCCGCCGCTGCCCGGCAGCCGGGTGCGGCTCCCCGACGGGTCGCTGGCGTTTTCCACATTGGCCGATTTTGTGCCGTCGACTGCGGCGATCTTAGAGGCTGCCGCCGAGGCCTACGGCCGCGGCGGGCAGGTGACCGCAGTGGAAGAACACGCCACCTTGCCTGCCACCGGGGAGATCACCACGGTGGTGAAGAAAACCATCGGCGGGATCACCATTGCGATGTATCACGTCGACGGCGATAATGTCACCTTCATCGCTGAAGCGTTCGCTGCCACCGGGGTGGCGCCAGCCACCCCGCAGCAGCCGGTACTCGACCCGGGTCTAGTCACCACCAATCCGGTGGCAACCGATGATGCTGCCGCCGCGCAGGCCACCGGCCTGCCGCCGGTGGAAACCCGGCTGTGGGATCCGGCCAGTGGGGAAACCGTCGAACAGCGACTCATGGCGATCGTGTCGGAATCGATGGGCTATGAGGTGGAAGACCTGCCTGCTGAACTGCCGCTCATCGATCTGGGTCTTGATTCGCTGATGGGTATGCGGATTAAAAACCGGGTGGAAAATGATTTCCAAATCCCTCCGCTGCAAGTCCAAGCCCTGCGCGACGCCTCTGTGCAAGACGTCATCGCCATGGTGGAAGAGCTTGTCGCGCAAAGCCGCAACAGCAACACTACCGCTGGCAGTGACACGCAAACCGATTCCGTCGAACACACAGCACACACCACGACAACACCCCAGCCAACGGTGCAGGGTACCTCCGAAACAACCGGCAAGCAGGACAGTGTGCCCACCGGCGACACTGACAAGCCCCGGGAACAGGCCGGTGTGGGGGTTGCGCCACGCGATGCCAGCGAACGGATGGTGTTCGGCACTATTGCCAGTATTTTAGGTAAAGCACCTGCCGGGGTGACCTCCCCGCTGGGGGATCTGACTGACGAGCAGGCCACCACCATCGCGGAGCGGCTACAAGAACGCTCCGGCGCTACCATTACCGCTGCTGACGTGCGGGACGCCGAATCGATCGAACCGCTAGCCAACATTGTGCGGGAAAGCTTCGAAACCGAAGTGGAAGGCAACATTCGTGTGCTGCGGGAACGCCCCGCAGGATCGACGAAACCTGCCGTCTTCCTTTTCCATCCCGCTGGCGGCTCATCGGTGGTCTACCAGCCGTTGACCCGTCGTCTTCCCGATGATGTTCCCGTCTACGGGGTGGAACGCCTCGAAGGAACCATCGACGAACGCGCCAAAGCCTATCTCGAGGAAATCGAAACCTACGCCCAAGGACACCCGGTGGTACTTGGCGGCTGGTCACTCGGTGGGGCACTCGCCTTTGAGGTCGCCCACCAGCTAGTAGACAGCAATGTGGACGTCGCCTATATTGCGCTGCTTGATACGGTTCGGCCGAAAAACCCGGCACCAAATACCATGGAAGAAACCAAGGCGCGTTGGCAGCGTTATGCGGCCTTCGCGAAGAAAACCTACGGTTTGGAATTCCCGGTTCCCTACGAACTGCTGGAAACAGCCGGCGAAGACGCCCTGCTCGACATGCTGGAAACCTTCCTCGCCACCACCGATGCCAGCGAACACGGTTTATCAGCCGGTGTTCTTGAACACCAGCGGGCAAGCTTCGTCGATAATAGGCTGCTTGCGAAGCTCGACCTCAACCGCTGGCAGGATGTTACCGCGCCGGTCATTCTTTACCGTGCGGAACGCATGCACGACGGGGCAGTCGAACTTGAACCGGCCTATGCTGATATTGCGGAAGACGGCGGCTGGAAAGCGCTTCGCCCCGAGCTTGAGATCGTCCACCTTAAGGGCGACCATCTTGCGGTTGTGGATGAACCCGCCATCGGTATTGTCGGCGTGTCCTTAACTGAAAAGATCGCCACGATCGACACATAA